Below is a window of Fulvitalea axinellae DNA.
ACTTTTAACAAAGTCACTGATACTAAACAATGGGATCTTATTGAGTTTGAAGGAAATCATTTTTTGGGCCTCACTGTGTTCCGAGGAGGACGAATGAGGTATTGCCGCATTGTTGAGAAAAAGGAAGACAGACTTAAATTACTGTATTTTGATAATCATGAACAGAAGTTTGTGGAAAGCGAAATGAGGAAAGTTAGCCAATAATAGAACTCCACTTTCCAGCTTTTTTACCTACTAAATTCTCCCCGTTTTCCGATTTTGACATTAGTCAAAAGATATCCCCTGCTATCCCGGTAAGTTTGCTTTCGAAACGGAGAGACAAAAACTGATCGGACATTTCCTCTCGCTTCTTTAATATTCCAAGTTTAACGTTATGAAGAAATTATTTTTCCTCTCGCTTTTGATGCTTACTGTGTTTTCCGCTCAGGCCCAAGACTATTACGGTTTCGGGGTAAAGGGTGGGCTGAACCTCTCGAACCTACGCGGAGCCGACGGAAAGATGCTTCCGGGCTTTGTGGGCGGTATATACTTCGAATATCCGCTGGCCGAGGGTTTCTCGGTACTATCTGAGACTGTGTATTCGGCGCAGGGAGCCAAAGCTGATAAAGAAAACCTTCCTGATCTGAAGCTAAACTATATCAATTGGCCTATTCTGGCGAAGGTAGCACTTACCGAAGGACTGCACCTGGAAGCTGGCCCGCAGATGGGTTTTTTGGTGGGCGGAAGTGGCGGAAGATTTAAGCGTTCCGACTACAAGACTTTCGATTTGGCCGGTTCCGTGGGGCTGAGTCTGGATATTTCCCACAATGTGAATATCGGCGCACGCTATAATCACGGTTTCCTGAAAGTAAACAAAGTGGGTGACGAGCTGAAGAATAAAAACTTTCAGATCGCCCTGTCTATCAGCTTCTGGTAAAAGGCGGTAAACCACTGCGCGGTACTTAACATACTTTAAACGACATACCAAATTCAATCTAAATAATTCATTCTGCTTCGGGTTTTTCCCGGGCGTAAAAGATTCACGATCAATTTAATACTGTTATGAAAATTGTAAAAACCCTTTTATTCGCATTAGTGGCGACGTCGCTGTTCAGTTGCAAAGACGACGATGACAACGACATCAAGCCCGTAGTAAAAAACAAAACCTTCGAATACACCTTTGCCAAAGGCGACGACGGCTGGGTAGGGGATTACGCCGATTACGAAGCGGCGAAAGAGAAATCCTACACTTTGTCCACCAAGCATATGCCTCTTCCGGCGCCGTTGAAGCAAACGGATAAGGGGTTGCGTCAAGTCGGCAAAAACCTGAACAAAGACCTGTTTATGTTCGTGAAGAAAAAAGTGACCGGACTGTTGCCGAAACAGGAGTATAAAGTGATGTTCGATATCCAGATTGCTTCAAACGCTCCCGTAAATGCGGAATCGAAAATGGGACGCCCTGCTGAGCATGTATACATAAAGGCTGGCGCCAGTACCACGGAACCGAAAAAGGCAGAGGACAATAAGAAAATTTTCCGCCTGAATTTGGACAAAGGAAACCACCACAAACCCGGGAAGATGATCTTGATGGGCAACTTCGCCAACGGTACGAAACTGTCGAAGTATGCGCTTAGACAGCTAAAAACCTATCGTTTTGTGACTGTCAAGGCCAATGACAAAGGAGAAGCCTGGCTAATTGTAGGTACGGATTCGAAATACGGAGGCACCACATCTATCTATTACAATAAGATTAAGGCAACCTTTAAGAAATAATAACCGTTTTTCATCATCACCCAAAAA
It encodes the following:
- a CDS encoding porin family protein: MKKLFFLSLLMLTVFSAQAQDYYGFGVKGGLNLSNLRGADGKMLPGFVGGIYFEYPLAEGFSVLSETVYSAQGAKADKENLPDLKLNYINWPILAKVALTEGLHLEAGPQMGFLVGGSGGRFKRSDYKTFDLAGSVGLSLDISHNVNIGARYNHGFLKVNKVGDELKNKNFQIALSISFW